A region of the Haematobia irritans isolate KBUSLIRL chromosome 5, ASM5000362v1, whole genome shotgun sequence genome:
gattaattaattttcaatcgaatttttaattggacatatttgggtgatatttttttggtgCATTGGTCATTGATTTGTTATACACTTCAACACGAactgttcaaaatttcgatggtatATCTTTACCCGTTtacaattgaacatttttaatttaatttttaattggacatattttggtgatatttttttctgtgcatatcaTTCATTTGCCATACACTTCAACACgaactattaaaaattttgaagatatttCTTTACAAGACAGACAGACCTTTGTCTAGTTTTCCCAATTCCCTTTTTTTTATAACGTTTTATCCCACTGTGCTTCATTACTTTTGCCTTTaactatattaaaaatatttaatatatggttaaactaaaaaaaaaaaaaataaaactgttaTAAGGTCGTTCAGGTATAAATGGTGCTGGTACCTAGTAGTATGTATATGTATGAATGAACAAGTgtatgtgttttattttttttttttggtatttgagTGGTAATTACTTAAGAGTTGTAGAAGTAGCAGCCCCACTATTCGTTGCTGTCAATAAAGACTTATTTGAGTTTTGATCAACACTTTCTTGATGGGCCCCAGAGTTTGAAGGTGAGTTTTGCTGATTTTCATTTTCCACAGCATTGGTGCTGCCATTTGTCATGGATATGCTAATGCCAGGCATTGATGTTTTGCTATGACTCGAATTTGCGTTTAATTCCTGCTGCTGCTgcttttgctgttgttgttgttggtcgaGAACGAAACGTTTGCTGGCACGTCTTTTTAGCATTATATTCAGTAGTAGTGCAAAAACTACTAAAAACATACAAATTGTGAAAAACacttaaaaaacaaattaaatttattcacaCATACGAAttaggaaatttatttattcgtaATAAGACGACAACAGCACTATAATCTACTTCTCCGTAAACAAGATTTTAAGTTTTAAGCTACTCCCAATAAAACactcacacacaaacacacaccaaGACACATATACTACACAACACAataattaaaacataaaaattatgttttcattaaaaacaaaattagtatttttttctatgtacacTACTACTCCTCTTTTTTTTTAGCTGCACCAGcaccaaactatttttttaattatttacaaatgaTGACACACAAGAGGATATCCGACCACGACAGCGAttattctatggaataaaaaggAAATCTCTTAGTATTACTCTAGACAATCGAAAACCGATTACGTTGTAATACCAGCAACGTTCAAAATACTACTAACGTTAATAAATGAGAATAGAGgagagaatacaaaaaaaaaagcgttAATACGAGACGATGACAAAAACCGGGCCCCAACAACGAAAGCTACGTCACTCGCATACAAGCTCTTCTGTCAGTGTCTGTTGCTCTCATAACAAAATTGCGCATTGAGAGAAAGTGGCAGCAGGTTTTTTCCGTATTAAACAATTTCTTCAACCAGACAACGAGGGCACATTATAACTATGCAACAGCAGCAGGTTTCCTTCTCCCATAACCCCATTTAGGCCTATTTTTCCCCCATAGATTTCAATGTTGATGTAAAAATCTCGCATTTTTGTCAATAAACAAAGGtgggaagaaaaaaatttctcttcttTTGTATTTGTTTGGAGGCATGTTATTTCATAtctttataatatttaattaaagagTAAGATGAGATTTAGTtcattcatataatttttttcttgtttacaTGGGGtgctatttgcaaaattttttttgttttgttattactCGTAATCATGTCTTTAATAGCAGTGTTGGCAAGAATAGGTAAAAAGGGTCCACACCATATCATCCAGTCCTTAGTGTTATATTATTTGTCAAATAATATGGATATCAATTAATATGGAACAAAACTGATCAATTCAAATTACATTTCTCAATATTATAATAATTGtatagggtggctgatatgtaatacaacaaagtaaagcgctatattttttCATGTCGGAAGCACGCGTGCTGAGTCCAAGGTCGTGCTGAGTCAAAGGTCGTCAGTTCTACCAaacatggtagatttttcacagtttggtagattggtataatTTTTGATGTAGATAGGTAGATTTTCCAATATATTCCTAcccaactaaaaggtacttggctaattttctagagaattaaaatgttgacaaaattttctgtagaaataaaattttgagaaaattttctatggaaataaaattttgacaaaattaacaagagaaataatattttgacaaaatttactagagaattaaaattttgacaaaatttttgtagagaattaaaatgttgacaattttctatagaaataaaattttgagaaaattttctataggaataaaatattgaggaaatcttctaaagggtgattcttttgaggttaggattttcatgcattagtatttgacagatcacgtgggatttcagacatggtgtcaaagagaaagatgctcagtatgctttgacatttcatcatgaatagacttactaacgagccacaacgtcgaattttcagtgaatgggccctagaaaagttagcagaaaatccgcttttttatcgacaaattttgttcagcgatgaggctcatttctggttgaatggctacgtaaataagcaaaattgccgcatttggagtgaagagcaaccagaagccgttcaagaactgcccatgcatcccgaaaaatgcactgtttggtgtggtttgtacgctggtggaatcattggaccgtattttttcaaagatgctgttggacgcaacgttacggtgaatggcgatcgctatcgttcgatgctaacaaactttttgttgccaaaaatggaagaactgaacttggttgacatgtggtttcaacaagatggcgctacatgccacacagctcgcgattctatggccattttgagggaaaacttcggagaacaattcatctcaagaaatggaccggtaagttggccaccaagatcatgcgatttgacgcctttagactattttttgtggggctacgtcaagtctaaagtctacagaaataagccagcaactattccagctttggaagacaacatttccgaagaaattcgggctattccggccgaaatgctcgaaaaagttgcccaaaattggactttccgaatggaccacctaagacgcagccgcggtcaacatttaaatgaaattatcttcaaaaagtaaatgtcatggaccaatctaacgtttcaaataaagaaccgatgagattttgcaaattttatgcgtttttttttaaaaaaaagttatcaagctcttaacaaatcaccctttataagaacaaaattttgacaaacttttctataggattaaaattttgacaacattttctatagaaaaacaattttgacgaaattttcgatagaaataaaattttgacaaattttctataaaaataaaagttcgacaaaattttctatagaaataaaattttgataatctcttgatataaaattttgacaaaattttctataggaataaaattttgacaaaattttctataggaataaaattttgacaaaattttctatagaaataaaattttgacaaaatggtctatagaaataaaactttgacaaaattttctactagaaataaaattttgacaaaattctctatagaaataaaatttcgacaaaattttctacagaaaaaaaattttgacaaaattttctatagaaataaaattttgacaaaatggtctatggaaataaaattttgacaaaagtttctatagaaataaacattttgacaaaattttctatagaaataaaattttgacaaaatgttctatagaaataaaattttgacaaaattttcaatagaaataacattttgactaaatttttcagagaattaaaaaattgacaacattttccagagacttaaaaatttgattggtagaatttttgatgttttggtagaattttgacaacattttctatagaaataaaattttgacaaaattttctatagatacataattttgacaaaataatatattgaaataaaattttgataaaattttctatagaaataaaattttgacaaaattttctatagaaataaaattttgacaaaattttctatagaaataaaattttgacaaaattttctatagaaataaaattttgacaaaatggtctatagaaataaaattttgacaaaagtttctatagaaataaaattttgacaaaattttctatagaaataacattttgacaaaatttgctataagaacacaattttgacaaaatttgctacagaaattaagttttgacaacattttctatagaaataaaattttgacaaaattttccatagaaataaaatttagagaaaattttctatagaaataaaattttgagaaaattttctatttaaaaaaaattttgagaaaattttctatagaaataaaacaattttgacaaaattgtctatagaaatacaattttgacaaaattttctatagaaataaaactttgaaaaaattttctatagaaataaaattttgacaacatttcctatagaactaaaattttgacaaaattttctatagaaataaaattttgagacaattttccatagaaataaatttttgagaaaattttctatagaaataaaattttgaggaaattttctatacaaataaaatttagacaaaattttctatagaactaaaattttgaaaaaaatttctatagaaataaaattttgacaaaatggtctatagaaataaaattttgagaaaattttctatagaaataaactttaaacaaattaaataaaatttaatttgacgaaattttctatagaaataaaattttgaaaaaaattttctatagaaataaaattttgaagaaatttcctatagaaataaaattttgacaaaatttgctatagaaataaaattttgtccaaatttctatagatatataagtaatttcgacaaaattttctattgaaataaaattttgataaaattttctaaagaaataaaattttgacaaaattttctatagaaataaaattttgacaaaattttctatagaaataaaattttgataaaatttcctatagaaataaaattttgacaaaatttcctatagaaataaaattttgacaaaattttctatagaaataaattttgacaaaatggtctatagaaataaaattttgacaaaagtttctatagaaataaaatgttgacaaaattttctatagaaataaattttgacaaaattttctatagaaataaaatgttgacaaaattttctatagaaataaaattttgacaaaattttctatagaaataaaatttcgacaaaattttctacagaaaaaaattagacaaaattttctatagaaataaaattttgtcaaaattttctatagaaataaaattttgacaaaattttctatagaaataaaattttgagaaaattttctatagaaataaaattgtgacgaaattttctatagaaataaaatgttgacaaattttctatagaaataaaattttgagaaaattttctatagaaataaaatgttgacgaaattttctatagaaataaaatgttgacaaattttctatagaaataaaattttgacaaaattttctatagaaataaaattttgtcaaaatttttatagatatatatgtaattgcgacaaaattttctattgaaataaaattttgataaaattttctattgaaataaaattttgcaaaattttctatagaaataaaattttgacaaaattttctatagaaaaaaaattttgacgaaattttcgatagaaataaaattttgacaaaatttctataaaaataaaagtttgacaaaattttctatagaaataaaattttgacaaaattttctatagaaataaaattttgacaaaattttctatagaaataaaattttgagaaaattttctatagaaataaaattttgagaaatttttctttagaaataaaaatgtcgataaaaatttctatagaaatataattttgaaaaacttttctatagaaataaaattttgacaaaattttctattgaaataaaatttttataaaattgtctatagaaataaaaaaagtattaaattatttgtatcatgttgtaatttgtaaaatgttttagttaaaattttctaaaataaatctacATTTGATTTCATAATGGGTTCGCTTTTTTGGGTGtcgaatttcccataaaaaaatgGACAGGtgattttattctttttaatacaaaaagaaACTAAGGAGTGCTTGTCAATATTTAGCGTTGAACCCATTAACACAAATATAGTTGGAGAAAAATTCTGTAAGCTAGTGTTATTattacattttgaccaaaatataaCAACACGAAATGAGATTCTAATGAATCCTAAAAAGCTGATTTAGTTAGCATGTGCAAAATACGTATGATAAAAATGCAAATGCCCACTTTGCCCCCATTAATTGTTTGAAAACGATAGCTAACATAAAATGTAATTTGTTCTATAGTTCTATGAATGAAGTACCAAGAATAGTACCATTTGGGTTTAACTATAAATTTGCTCAACACTGATATGCCGATGATGtggatgtatgtatgtatactcGATGACAAGAACACGGCAAAAAAGCATGTATACAAAAAGCACATCGTACGATGTTTGTTTACGTATGGTTGATGGCCTGTCGAGGGTATTCGGTCGGAGTAGACCGGTGTCTTGCTTCACTTCACAACACTGAGTATCGTCTGTAGGAGTAGTGCAGCGGCATAATATATCTATACCAGCCATAAACAGTCGGGTGGTTTACACAAAACGATGACGTAGTtttctgttttgataaattgatgGCGACAGAGTCTGTCTGTATCGGGGGTCCCTCGTCCGATGATCACCTGTTTATTTTGCTAATTTCACTCGAGTGGCCAGATATACTATAAATTCTGAAATGTATTGCTTACCTTAAACGTTTTCTTTTCTCCGATAAATCGCTATTGGTACGATCatctttttgtaatttttgaggaaattcaTCAGTGGCTTCTGCCTCATGTCCATTTGTAATATCAGATTCGTCACCCACCTGTAACAGATAGCGAAAATCTTTAATTCGAAATCACACTTATAATTTTATGATGAATGTTATGAATTTTGtagatattttatatttttgaagatTTAGAAAACCGTTCCCTAGAATTAGTACGAGTAGTAGTAGCAGTACTAGTATCACTAAAGAGGAATAAATGAAACGTACCTCTC
Encoded here:
- the LOC142237850 gene encoding uncharacterized protein LOC142237850 codes for the protein MFFTICMFLVVFALLLNIMLKRRASKRFVLDQQQQQQKQQQQELNANSSHSKTSMPGISISMTNGSTNAVENENQQNSPSNSGAHQESVDQNSNKSLLTATNSGAATSTTLNLTIY